The Apium graveolens cultivar Ventura chromosome 3, ASM990537v1, whole genome shotgun sequence sequence ATGGGACACGTGTCCCTCTTAAAATCAAATTTTACATTTTTTTCACcattaatttttttgaaaatatatgaaAGTGCCCCCATAAAAATGCAAAACCATAAGAGTATCTTCCCAAAATTTGCTCAGTGTCTTCCTAAAAATATATTTCTGGATCCGCCCTGCTTGCAGGGGTTACATCAAACGTTTCAATGAATTTAGGCATGCAACAAATAATCAGATCCTGGACCAACAGATTTGGTCATACCAGGAAAAGGTTTATTATACGTATGAGGATTGATCAAAAGAACACATCTAAATTCCAAGAATGTCAACCTTAGAGACAGAGGCTCATTTAAATTTGATATCCTAACCAAATGACAAGAAATTTTATAACAAAACTAAAAAAAAAGAGAAGCTTGGACTTACTTGATGTTAACACCACCGTTGTAATTGTAACGAGTAACATTACGCTGGACCCATTGTTTAGCTCGTTTGTAAGTGTTCATGGCAGCAAGCTGATCATTAGGAATCGCAACCATGACCTCGATATCGGAGGCAACAAGAGCGTTCATGGTATTGTCATCAGTATCAAAGAGCTTAACTTTGTTGATTCCATTGTCTTTCAACATCTTAACTACCACTTTTGCTGGTAATTCATGACTGGCCATAGTACCCCAGTTCACACCTATACCATGTACACTTATAATAACCTCCTTTTTACTCAAAATCAACAAGTAGATGATCATGATGATAGTAATCCATACATGCCCTCTTGACATCCTTTAGATTCTAACAACAACAACTCTAATAAAAAGGGCGGAATATGAATAAATATTTTAGGCTTTATTCGATAAAAAAGATGGATATCAAAGTTTCAAGAGAAAGAGAGTAGTAGCTAGTAGTTGTTTTGTAGCAAAAGATGGAATAAAATTAAAGTGATAGTGGGGAAGATTGAATTTGAGGATTGTGAAACTAGGCGGGGTGTATAAAATATCTATTACAGATTTTTTCCTGACCATTTATACAAGGTGAAGAGTATTGTATTGTTTAATGGTCGAGATCTTGGTTAATACGTGAGTTAAAGAGTTTAATTCATGGCGATTAGTGGAGGAGGATAGTGAGAACAGAACACTGCAGGGGCCCAGTAGGCCCAGTCCAACTTTTTTGAAAAAGATGAATTTACCGAGTACCGACTAATAATATACTGATGAGTGGAGGGGTTAACATATTTTTCGAGAAGATCAATTAATTACCATGTATGACATTTGACAAACGTAGGGTTgacaaaattattatttttaagaaattttTTTTAATAAGAAATATGAGatcaaattttttatttataaaaaaaaaattttaaaaaattattttagttataCGGTCAAACCTTCTAAACATATGTACCAGAAAGTCAAACatcatatattaaaaaatagaGGAAATATTATATTATCATTGTGTATGGGTCCcccttaaatattaaattttataacTATAATTTATTTCAATTAATAGTATAGATTTAAATGATGACATTCACACAATTTATCCCCAGTAGCATTGCGTTGAATTTGCTTTAAACAGATATTGAGAAGGGGGAAACAGACAGATTCATGTGGCAGTCGACTGTTTTGAGATGTGTGCATATTTATATCCCAGATGAGATGACCGACTTTTCTGAAACTAACATTACTCGGACTACTAAATTAATCTGGAAACTAGGCGGCCAGCTTTTTCATTCTTTCACGCCTTGGCCTTGCCCACTCCTTCACGTGTTTTACTTGTATTGGACTTGCTCCGAGCTCACACTTTTCAATTGCAATTCTAATTCAGTACTCCTCCGAGATACCATTCTAACTCTAAGTACTGCTCTGAACCATCATCCTTTCTTGGGAACTCCTATACATGTTCTAACTATGTTCATAATCCTACTCATAAAACCCACCATGCATACTATTATTCTGTTTTACTGATTAAAAGATACAACTCCTCCGTTTGTTATATTGTGATagtaaattaaatttaaattactCCCACCTACAAGAACATAACTTCACTGTCTACTGCATAAACTTATCAAAAGTAAAACAATACACATTCAAATGAATTTACTTTTGAAAGGTTTTCTCCCTTTATAGACAGATATTTGAAGATAGTTAGCATCCAAAAACTGGCTTTATTCATTCAGTCATTTGTAAACTTACACAAATTCCCTCAAGAGTTAGCTGTGCTGACCAATTAGAATGAAAAGTGTTGATGGAGAAGAAAGAAAACTAGGCATGGTAAACTAAAGTTTCATCTCCTACCCCTCAATGTCTAGGAACTATGAACTTCACATGATAAGTTCATCTTCAAGATAGTTATACTCAAATCTGAACTCAGTCTTGATTCTTTGGCACCTGAACAAAATTAATACCATACATCACAATTAGAGATAAATAGATCAAAACTATTAAACAAATAGTACTTGAGAGCATTAAGTATTAAGTACTCACTCACCGAAACCCATTATTAAGTTCCAACTTAAAGCAGATGAATTAGTAAAACATTCAAATAATAAGGATCGCAATTCATTGTTTATAGTGACGAGTAGTCTATGACTAAATTCTATATGCAAATTCTTGGATGAACCCGAAAGTAGTCTGACTAAATTCCATATACAAATTATTGGATAAGCCCGATACTAGATGTCAAACAATTAATGTAGGATGCATATGGGTTATATGGTCTTGAGAtatcaaattattttaaaagcCAAACAGGGACATACTTGGCCATGAGACCCATGACTGTATCACACAAAAGAACTTGCATGTGCTAACAATAATTTGAACAGTGACTAATAAATATGTAACAAAAATATGCCTGGTCATAACAAAAAACTTTCTTCACCTAAGCAACATATAGACATATGAGGAGTGTGAAGTTGAGGGGACGCAAAAGATCATATTTTTCTGGTATGCACACATGTATTTAGAATTAAGATTATTAACACCATATTCAGAGTACATGACATCAAATCAACAGGCGCTAAGGAACAGGTGAGTGAGATGTCATATCATTAGAGGACTGTCCAACCAACTCCATATATCTCCACTTGAAACTAGAAAGTAGGGTCTGATTACCTATACTCGGTATAAAAGAGGTTTTTAACATGAAGACCTACGGCTTTTTGAAGCAGGATCCCAATCTTATAAGTTATTAAGAACACAAGTTGGATGAAGTTTCTAAGAGTTTCTCAAAAACCAATAACAGTGTGTGCACATCTTTCTCTGTCTAAACAATTATGTGAACATCTTTCTATCTGTTTTCTCAAGGTCTACCATAATTTGGCCTAGGCACTTTACTCAACAGATATCCATGTACTCGGTTTCCATAAATTCCCAATTTATAATCAATAACAAATCGGTTTTAAAAACTAAAAATCATCTTTGGTATATCCATCAACAGCAAAGACCAACACCAAAAAGCTGCAAATACATGTACATAACTAGAACAAATAAGAAAGGAGTTGAGTGGACAAACCATCCATGTTGCGACTCATCACTAATATGGAAATCGAAGTACACATATGTCCCCTGCTCATAATCATCAGTGGCCACTTTTGGCTCCTCATGACGTTGAAACCACGTGTTGTATTTTTTATGGAATCTCCATGATTGCTTCTTCAACTCTTTTGCAGCTAGATACTGCTGATAAGTATTCTGTACAAAATAAAGGTTTATTTGAAAACGGATACATCACAGATATCTAACCGATGTATTGATAATCACTTGACTGGATAAAATCGACAACATAGATTCTAAACTACCTGTTGATAGTAAAAGGCAAAAAAAAGGGTATCAGTGCCGTAATTATCAGCTCCAAGTCGTTCCCAAAAGGAAGGACTGTTAACAATAGGGGCCTGTACTTGAGGATAGCTGGAGGGAGTAACGGTAGGGTGCCTCTGTAAATTCCAAATGAATACATACACACAGTAAATTCACATCAAATACATAAATTATGTATAAAAAAGGGGATACAGTATTTATCATATCATACAGGGATGTAACTCTTAGCACGTTCAGAATCTTTTTGCTGAGGGAGTTTGTAATATGCAGATTCAAGCATCTGCAGGTTGTATAATTGATCATGCATTCCTGCAGAATTCACAGGCTGTCCACCAAGGTTTTCACCTATGGCACCAAGGTCAGAAACACTTCTCCGCCCAATAACACCAAGGCTGCCAGACGACTGATTGGATTGTAGAGATTGCCCAGGAGACAGATCAATGTCCCTGCCTATTTGTCCACTCCCTGTTAAGGATCCACTTACTCCAGCCTACAGTAATGATGACATAAGAGTTCGCAATTAGTCACCTAAGCAGTGGCTTGATATCCATTGTAAAAGGAAAACCAACAGTATCATGTATGCAGTATGCTATGCTTTGAACAGGTGGTAAGATCCTCTAAAGATTCTGAATTGGCAACTCAGTAAGAGGACTCTTGGAAAAAGCAGCTAATGAAAAGCTAGAGCTGCTGTAACTCAAGATCACACTGACCACATGCCAACGGATGTTAACAAATATTTCATTCACATGTTTGCTTACTTGGATTTTATCTTACATGTATCTAATATTCCTTCAAGAAAACATACTCGCACACTATTCAAAATTTGCTTACTAATGGGGACAAAGCAGAAGTAAAAATTTACGATGTTCCCATGCTTTCCAAAATTTTCCCAAACATCTGAAATCCATATTCATCATGCAAAGCTATACAAAAATATACAGATATTAAACCAAACATACTGGTATTTCTGAAATATATGAAGTTTTTGATTCATCCTCATTCATATTATTCTTGACAACGCCTGTACTGGTGACAGTTTCGGCAGCTAAGTCATCAGACAAACTCTGCTGGTGCTGCAACTCTTCAACTTTTGCATGGCCTATTTCTGCATCAGCAACAAAACATAGAAATTCTAATATCTCTGAATTTCTCAATAAATTCTGAAAGGGCTTGTACTTAAAGAGAACTGCACTCTAGTTAAGTATTACCCTTATTTAGAAAGGGAAGGTCATTGGCAatagagaagaaaagaaagaatgTTTCGAAGACTacataattaaattaagaaaCCTGGATCTTTATGGGTAGTTGACATTGTTGCATGCTGACTGGACTGTTGCTGAATCAGATTTGACTGGGGTTGCAAGGAGGCAGATGTGACCGCGTGTTGACCAGGTGCTTGAACTCCAACACCTAACCCAACTAGAGGAGAGGTAGCTGCGCTCTGAGAATTGAACTGAGAATATAATTTGGATTTTGGAGTTAAATGATAGAATTACTACAGCAGTAAAGTGAAACAGTAAATACCACAAAACACCAGAGAATGTAAAAGAAGCATTAAGAGCTTTGAGGTTTTCGGCACAAGGAGTTCTTATTTGGGGCTGCTTCTTTTTTCTAATTCTTTTTTACACAAGGAACCTAAAGTCGGGATTGATTTGTTTTCAACATAGCAGATTAAAACCCAATCTGGTGATTCCATACCCATATGACTTTAGTCCAATATGCTCTATAAGAAGATGAGGGACGCTGCGTGGCATTTCCATTCTCCCTGCACCCTACAAGGCCTAGTCCATGTAACATTGCATTTTTTTAAAGTTACATTACACTAGAAGTTAAATTACATTAGGCAACATCTTATAGCGAGATCTTTTTTATTAAGTGGCGCCTCTTTGTAACCCCCCCCCCCAAAAAAAGAATTAATCAATGAGGTTTATATTAATGCAGCTTCACAAAGTTccttttttaaaatttaatacgTATTGTAAAGAACTGAAGTCCAGTCACAGATTGCATAAGAATTTGAAGCATGCAGGGCGAGTATAACGAACTAGATTCACAGGAGAAAGGGTGTCTGTATTATAGTTTATATTGAAATATTGTGACATACCAAAATGACTTCCAAAACAGAATTGAGACATTCAAAGATGATAATATTGTTAAACATAAAAGCGAATTAAATTCACACTCACAGAAATAAAATGAATAAACGGCTGCTTAATTTCATCATGAATTTTAAATAATCTATGAAGTTTCCAACTGCAAGGCTCACCGTGTAAATTAGAATGACTTCCGAAACAGACTTGAGAGAATGAAGTTAACATTCACAGAAATTTAATCAATAAATGtctccttattttattaaaaaagaAAATAATGAAAGTTTAAAGTTGAACTGCAATGCGCGCCATGTGAATATATGATGCATTGAGATGCTCACTATATTAAACATTAAAATATCCACATTCCAGGTCACTAACATAAAGAGATAATACAGTAGTAACAAAGAGACTGATAAAAGCTCAACACATTAAACTCTAGTCCCAGTCAAAGGAGGTGCTAACCTTATTTTATCTTGGATAGTAAAGGAGATGCTAACTTGTTCTACACTGGAACTGATAAAAAGTTTCCAGGTTCTTTTTTATAAATTTACCTCCGCTATTTATTCCATGTCACTCGTCTATATTTAATAAAGTCAAATATCCTCTAATCTAACTCCATATTGCAATTATAAACTAGATCTCCCTTTTCCTTAGCTTTCATACTTACATAATAATTTTTACAAATACTGGAACAAGTTGACATCAAAATTATGCTAGTATGGTTTATATTGCCTACTAATGTGGATACCCATATGAGAAGAGTATAACCATTTTGCTAAAAAAAAATTGGATACCCATGGAAAATACAATTCACAGTTTGGAAACTACGTAAATTACAAAACGAAACCTGGATAACAGATTAATAGCCACAGATATTTTAATGTTATTTATATAATTACCTGCTGCATGAGTGGATTATGTTGCTGTGATGAGAACTGCTTGTGATTTACACCAGAAAGGGGAGGCATGCCAAGCATGGTACTTTGACTTTGCTGTTGTACCTGTTGGAAACGCTGTAAAAACTTCTCCCTCTGATCTGGTGCAATTTCAGTTCTTCCACGAAACTGCCCCTAAAATGCAAGCAAATGGTCCACAACAGTGAATAACATACTTCAAGAACTGATTCTAACAAGAAGCCTATACTTGTGTAGTCAATGCAGGCAGTGTAAATTGGCTGGAGACAAAAGAATTCACCTTGATCCAACTGTGATCAGTCTCCCAAATATGAAAACAAGCTTGACTATTAATATAACCCcttataagtaaataaatatttcTGGCAACTTTTTGGGTACAATTCTTTTTTTTTAATGCCTTTTAGTAGTAAGATAAAGCAAAACCAAAAAAATGGGGCTTTAAAAGGCCAAAAAGTTCAAAAACGAACAGATTTTTCTTATTATTAATACATGTCGCGGACTGATGCTAAAAGCAGTTATAAAACGACGTGCTAAAAAGCCCAAAATTTGAATGACATACTGATTCGTTTTGATTTTGGAAGGAACTTCCAGGCCTCCACTGCATCCCTGGAACTACAGAAGGAGAGAAGACCCTGCCAGACATGCCTGCAGTCTCTCCAACATTCCCACTGTCCATCATGTCATTAGCTTTGGCAGCTTGCGGCACCATCATTCTATTACTCAACGGGGATACCTGAGGCTGCGCTATCCCAGTACTGGTAAATTTTTCATCAGTACCTAATATACCTCTCTTTGTAATTTCAGAGGCAGAAGGAGCTAATACACCAAAGGCTCCATTGCTGGGAACTGTACCAACTGAACTAAAAGCATTACTACCTGATAATGCACTAGCCAGGTTACCTCTATCAACACCCCTTGGACCAGTTTCAGATAGAGCAGGGGATTTACGACCAGGAGAACCGGAAACCTCTTCTTCCTTTGTCGGGATAGATAAACTTACTGGAGCTGAAGAAACAACAGCTGCAACACTTTCTAACACCCCCCGAGTAGGACTGGGGCCtaaaagtattgttgaagcagTAGATGCCCCAGGTAAAACATGAGACGTAGTATTTAGAGTCCCAGTTACATGGCTACCTGTTGGTGTTGCTGGAGCAGAAGCACCAGCGGTACTATTTTTAGAAGATGGAGTTTTTGGAACAATATCTGTATTGTCTTGAGAAGCTGTCTCCTGAACTTGCTCTTGAACTGAAGAACCCTGCTGGTTCGTAGAAGTCACCACAGCCTGGCAAAGAATACACCAAACAGACATTATCACTGCACTATTAAGATGCGTGAAAAGACCAGCCCAGATAAAAAGGTGATTCACgaaactctgaaattaaatatAACTAGTAGAAGGCAACATATAAAACAATTTACTGTGATTGTGAGTGTATTAAGAAGATTTTATAATGCACGGCATTATCTATTAGTTAAAACTTGTGACCCATAGGAACCTGCtaactattttataaaacacAAAATATTTAAAACTAGACAATATTTCTCCTGCCACGGAAAAGTTAGTCATCACATACCAAGCCTCTTGAAATTAAGGACGGCGTTGTTTCCTTTATTAAAAGCAACCCTGAACAAACAACACTTTAAGGCTCCCTAATCAAATGGATACTTTTAGCATATGAGAGCTTGTTCTATTGTATGTATCCTCCTTTACAATAACTAAAGTAGAACACCGTGCAAGATATTAAAAGAATTTATGTCTTGCCTCCATGGTCAAATATGAGATATGAATGATAATATAAACAGTGATCAGAAAAACAGACAAAGAATGTAAAAGTGGCAAAGGCAGTGCCAGAAATGAGCTTATTTATAGCATAGGTGCTTTGTTAAGGTTATGTTGACTTTGTCAGAAGTTAGTGAGCAAAAGAAAATCAGCCATTTATGAATTATGACAGGATTCCAACGGAAAACAGAAAAAAAAACAATCACGAAATGTAATTAACAGGTATCAAATTCCAAAAATATTGTTAACCTGGGGTCTGGGATATGAAATCCGAAACCATTTCCAGTCACAAAAAATATAAAGACAGCAAaaaccagttatatattattatatatcaAAAATGGTTCAAACCAGATGGAACAACGTATTAAAAAATTTAGAGATAAGCAATATGTTTAGGGATGACAATTTGTACCGAACCGATGGATACCCGATCCGTACCAATCCGATCGGGTTTTACCGAACCCGAATATTTCGGGTTTGGATTCAGGTTCGGATTTGATTTTTAAACCCGAACCATTTTCGGGTCGGGTTTGGTTTTAAAGCATACCGTTTCGAACCCGACCCGAAAACCCGAACCTCGTTCCGTTCCGACCCGAACCCGATCCGAAACCGgtgttaatatataaataatattttatattttataagtaataatataatatataatataatacattaCTAATATTAGTACTAAAAATTTATACTTTTTACAAACTATTGCATTATAGttgtttaaatatgtttttaGCAGCATTTTCACTACAAGTATACTAAAGGTCAAGATTGTTGCATTATTTCACCAACAATTTTATTTATAGAGATATATTATCCATTGTCTTCTCAAAATCTTTAattcaatcccaaaaatttcaatATCGTCATATTTATGAGCAATTTGCTCAAACCAGATCCTAGTAATTTTTCACTAGAGTTTGTGCAAATTAAGGTGCAATTTGATAGTGATCTACAAACCCGAATCCGAACCCGAACCCATCTGGTTCGGGTTTTtccgggttcgggttcgggtttggcaaaaataatcgggttcgggtttggtttttgctaaacccgtttcgaccgacccgattgccatccctaAATATGTTCCATATTAATTTGTACTTGTATGCCCTTTTGTGGCAATCCCAGCAGTAAATCTACAACTCAACAAAATTTTAAGACATATGACCCCGGAATAACTGTGTAACTGATGATGCCTTCAGTTTGGCATGATTATCCCTGGTTACTAAATGATCTGTGAATCAAAAGGATGCACGAAGTCTAACTAAAAATATCTCCAACAAGCTTCTTAACTGAAACAATCACCTCCAAGTTATACCATCTAGTCCAGATACTGAGAAATAACATACCGGTGATTGAGCTGAAGAAGTCGTCAAAGAGGTTTTCAAACTTAAAATGGCACCGGTTGCACCACCCTGCGGAAACAGAAAAAAGGACTACTCTCTTACAAAAGCATCTAAACATAAAAGAGCACATTCAATGTCTCTTTGTGCGATTACAAAGAGACATGAATAGTAAACAGGCTTCCATGTGGCATAATGAATCAAGAAAGTTCAGCTTTTGAGTTTGTGTCAGCTAATTACTTTTAGATTTAAGTTACTCTTACAAACAGAACTATCACCGATAACTCAAACTGACTGAGACACATTGG is a genomic window containing:
- the LOC141713736 gene encoding uncharacterized protein LOC141713736 isoform X2, with amino-acid sequence MGASRKLQGEIDRVLKKVQEGVDVFDSIWNKVYDTDNANQKEKFEADLKKEIKKLQRYRDQIKTWIQSSEIKDKKVSASYEQALMDSRKLIEREMERFKICEKETKTKAFSKEGLGQQPKTDPKEKAKSETRDWLNNVVSEMESQIDSFEAEMEGLTVKKGKTRPPRLTHLEASITRHKAHIMKLELILRLLDNDELSPEQVNDVKDFLDDYVERNQEDFEEFSDVDELYSSLPLEKVEALEDLVIIGPPGLLKGGATGAILSLKTSLTTSSAQSPAVVTSTNQQGSSVQEQVQETASQDNTDIVPKTPSSKNSTAGASAPATPTGSHVTGTLNTTSHVLPGASTASTILLGPSPTRGVLESVAAVVSSAPVSLSIPTKEEEVSGSPGRKSPALSETGPRGVDRGNLASALSGSNAFSSVGTVPSNGAFGVLAPSASEITKRGILGTDEKFTSTGIAQPQVSPLSNRMMVPQAAKANDMMDSGNVGETAGMSGRVFSPSVVPGMQWRPGSSFQNQNESGQFRGRTEIAPDQREKFLQRFQQVQQQSQSTMLGMPPLSGVNHKQFSSQQHNPLMQQSAATSPLVGLGVGVQAPGQHAVTSASLQPQSNLIQQQSSQHATMSTTHKDPEIGHAKVEELQHQQSLSDDLAAETVTSTGVVKNNMNEDESKTSYISEIPAGVSGSLTGSGQIGRDIDLSPGQSLQSNQSSGSLGVIGRRSVSDLGAIGENLGGQPVNSAGMHDQLYNLQMLESAYYKLPQQKDSERAKSYIPRHPTVTPSSYPQVQAPIVNSPSFWERLGADNYGTDTLFFAFYYQQNTYQQYLAAKELKKQSWRFHKKYNTWFQRHEEPKVATDDYEQGTYVYFDFHISDESQHGWCQRIKTEFRFEYNYLEDELIM
- the LOC141713736 gene encoding uncharacterized protein LOC141713736 isoform X1; the encoded protein is MGASRKLQGEIDRVLKKVQEGVDVFDSIWNKVYDTDNANQKEKFEADLKKEIKKLQRYRDQIKTWIQSSEIKDKKVSASYEQALMDSRKLIEREMERFKICEKETKTKAFSKEGLGQQPKTDPKEKAKSETRDWLNNVVSEMESQIDSFEAEMEGLTVKKGKTRPPRLTHLEASITRHKAHIMKLELILRLLDNDELSPEQVNDVKDFLDDYVERNQEDFEEFSDVDELYSSLPLEKVEALEDLVIIGPPGLLKGGATGAILSLKTSLTTSSAQSPAVVTSTNQQGSSVQEQVQETASQDNTDIVPKTPSSKNSTAGASAPATPTGSHVTGTLNTTSHVLPGASTASTILLGPSPTRGVLESVAAVVSSAPVSLSIPTKEEEVSGSPGRKSPALSETGPRGVDRGNLASALSGSNAFSSVGTVPSNGAFGVLAPSASEITKRGILGTDEKFTSTGIAQPQVSPLSNRMMVPQAAKANDMMDSGNVGETAGMSGRVFSPSVVPGMQWRPGSSFQNQNESGQFRGRTEIAPDQREKFLQRFQQVQQQSQSTMLGMPPLSGVNHKQFSSQQHNPLMQQFNSQSAATSPLVGLGVGVQAPGQHAVTSASLQPQSNLIQQQSSQHATMSTTHKDPEIGHAKVEELQHQQSLSDDLAAETVTSTGVVKNNMNEDESKTSYISEIPAGVSGSLTGSGQIGRDIDLSPGQSLQSNQSSGSLGVIGRRSVSDLGAIGENLGGQPVNSAGMHDQLYNLQMLESAYYKLPQQKDSERAKSYIPRHPTVTPSSYPQVQAPIVNSPSFWERLGADNYGTDTLFFAFYYQQNTYQQYLAAKELKKQSWRFHKKYNTWFQRHEEPKVATDDYEQGTYVYFDFHISDESQHGWCQRIKTEFRFEYNYLEDELIM
- the LOC141713736 gene encoding uncharacterized protein LOC141713736 isoform X3 — protein: MGASRKLQGEIDRVLKKVQEGVDVFDSIWNKVYDTDNANQKEKFEADLKKEIKKLQRYRDQIKTWIQSSEIKDKKVSASYEQALMDSRKLIEREMERFKICEKETKTKAFSKEGLGQQPKTDPKEKAKSETRDWLNNVVSEMESQIDSFEAEMEGLTVKKGKTRPPRLTHLEASITRHKAHIMKLELILRLLDNDELSPEQVNDVKDFLDDYVERNQEDFEEFSDVDELYSSLPLEKVEALEDLVIIGPPGLLKAVVTSTNQQGSSVQEQVQETASQDNTDIVPKTPSSKNSTAGASAPATPTGSHVTGTLNTTSHVLPGASTASTILLGPSPTRGVLESVAAVVSSAPVSLSIPTKEEEVSGSPGRKSPALSETGPRGVDRGNLASALSGSNAFSSVGTVPSNGAFGVLAPSASEITKRGILGTDEKFTSTGIAQPQVSPLSNRMMVPQAAKANDMMDSGNVGETAGMSGRVFSPSVVPGMQWRPGSSFQNQNESGQFRGRTEIAPDQREKFLQRFQQVQQQSQSTMLGMPPLSGVNHKQFSSQQHNPLMQQFNSQSAATSPLVGLGVGVQAPGQHAVTSASLQPQSNLIQQQSSQHATMSTTHKDPEIGHAKVEELQHQQSLSDDLAAETVTSTGVVKNNMNEDESKTSYISEIPAGVSGSLTGSGQIGRDIDLSPGQSLQSNQSSGSLGVIGRRSVSDLGAIGENLGGQPVNSAGMHDQLYNLQMLESAYYKLPQQKDSERAKSYIPRHPTVTPSSYPQVQAPIVNSPSFWERLGADNYGTDTLFFAFYYQQNTYQQYLAAKELKKQSWRFHKKYNTWFQRHEEPKVATDDYEQGTYVYFDFHISDESQHGWCQRIKTEFRFEYNYLEDELIM